The following coding sequences lie in one Rutidosis leptorrhynchoides isolate AG116_Rl617_1_P2 chromosome 6, CSIRO_AGI_Rlap_v1, whole genome shotgun sequence genomic window:
- the LOC139851984 gene encoding uncharacterized protein isoform X1, which translates to MHETEINDLADDADYAAAAQQGFSSMAGRDSSKQGYSGEPENAEIIYLKDNVTIHPTQYATERISGRLKLIKQDSLLFLSWIPYKGQCSNARLSERDKNLYTIRAVPFADIRSIRRNSPTIGWQYVIVVLSSGLAFPPLYFYNGGVREFIYAVKQHVYIVRSAEDANMFLVNNFQDPLQRILSSLELPRAIPITKAAPPSSSTNLPSDANHDGLDYGARDISIQVLEAFSLVTRFARDTTTQLFGENVFDDDETEENKNNPQEIVSNDAQLVQKEAPVPPDPLEKIQIRKQIHDEAATDVGTFEIISYKELGKLALEWGKPRQPPLGHEEWATFLDSEGRVEDFNSLKKRIFCGGLEHSLRKEIWPLLLGYLAYDSTYTERQQFMALKKSEYEKIKNQWQSISPEQARRFTKFRERKSLIEKDVVRTDRSVPFYEGDENPNVNLLHNILLTYSFYNFDLGYCQGMSDLLSPILFIMEDESESFWCFVSLMERLGPNFNRDQNGMHSQLFALSKLVELLDRPLYNYFKQKDCLNCFFCFRWILIQFKREFEYEKTLRLWEVLWTHYPSEHLHLYACVAILKRHRAKIIGDQMDFDTLLQYINSLSGQIDLDTVLCDAEALCMCAGEKGATSIPPGTPPSLPVGDESIYQQDDEVL; encoded by the exons ATGCATGAAACGGAGATTAATGATTTGGCAGACGATGCCGATTACGCTGCGGCCGCCCAACAA GGTTTCTCGAGCATGGCTGGGCGTGATAGTAGTAAACAAGGCTATTCTGGCGAACCTGAAAATGCGGAAATAATATACTTAAAGGATAATGTGACGATTCATCCAACTCAGTATGCCACCGAAAGGATTAGTGGACGTTTGAAGTTGATCAAGCAAGATTCTTTACTCTTTTTG TCGTGGATACCATATAAAGGGCAATGCTCAAATGCTAGACTGTCTGAGAGAG ATAAGAATTTGTATACAATAAGAGCAGTGCCGTTTGCTGATATCCGGTCAATTCGGCGAAATTCTCCAACTATCGGCTGGCAGTATGTCATTGTTGTTCTGTCATCTG GCCTCGCGTTTCCTCCTCTTTATTTCTATAATGGAGGAGTACGAGAGTTTATTTATGCAGTTAAGCAACATGTTTATATTGTCAG GTCTGCGGAAGATGCAAACATGTTTCTTGTAAATAACTTTCAAGATCCTCTACAG AGAATTTTATCTTCATTGGAGCTTCCAAGAGCTATTCCTATCACAAAAGCAGCACCACCTTCTTCATCTACCAACTTACCCTCTGATGCTAATCATGATGGACTCGACTATGGTGCTCGGGATATTTCAATTCAGGTTTTGGAAGCATTCTCACTTGTTACGAGGTTTGCTCGAGACACAACTACACAACTGTTTGGAGAAAACGTGTTTGATGATGATGAAACTGAGGAGAACAAGAATAATCCTCAGGAAATTGTATCCAATGATGCACAGTTAGTTCAAAAGGAAGCCCCGGTACCCCCTGATCCGCTGGAG aaaatccaAATTAGGAAACAAATTCATGATGAAGCTGCCACTGATGTGGGAACATTTGAAATCATCAGTTATAAGGAG TTGGGTAAGCTAGCACTGGAATGGGGAAAACCACGACAACCTCCTTTGGGCCATGAAGAG TGGGCAACTTTTTTGGATTCTGAAGGCCGAGTTGAGGATTTTAATTCTTTGAAAAAAAGAATATTCTGTGGTGGATTGGAACACAGTTTGCGGAAAGAG ATTTGGCCACTGTTATTGGGATATCTTGCGTACGACTCTACTTATACAGAAAGACAACAGTTTATGGCTCTTAAGAAGTCAGAGTACGAAAAAATCAAAAACCAATGGCAG AGCATTTCCCCAGAGCAGGCACGAAGATTTACGAAATTCAGAGAAAGGAAGAGTCTAATCGAGAAGGATGTG GTTAGGACTGATAGGTCGGTGCCATTCTATGAAGGAGATGAAAATCCCAATGTGAATCTTCTGCACAATATACTGTTGACTTATTCATTCTACAATTTTGATCTTGGCTATTGTCAG GGCATGAGTGATCTCCTATCACCAATATTGTTTATCATGGAAGATGAGTCAGAATCTTTTTGGTGTTTTGTTTCCCTAATGGAACGGCTTGGACCAAATTTCAACCGTGACCAAAATGGCATGCACTCTCAACTGTTTGCACTGTCAAAG CTGGTGGAGTTGCTAGACAGACCGTTGTACAACTATTTTAAGCAAAAGGATTGCTTGAATTGTTTTTTCTGTTTTCGGTGGATTCTTATACAATTCAAAAG GGAATTTGAATATGAGAAAACGTTGAGACTATGGGAGGTGTTATGGACCCATTATCCAAGTGAGCATCTTCATCTTTATGCATGTGTTGCAATCTTGAAACGGCATCGTGCCAAGATTATAGGGGATCAAATGGACTTTGACACTCTCTTGCAATACATCAACTCATTGAGTGGTCAAATCGACCTCGATACCGTACTTTGTGATGCTGAGGCTCTATGTATGTGTGCCGGTGAGAAAGGTGCCACTTCTATTCCACCAGGGACTCCACCTTCGTTGCCAGTCGGGGACGAGTCAATATATCAACAAGATGATGAGGTATTGTAA
- the LOC139851984 gene encoding uncharacterized protein isoform X2, whose product MHETEINDLADDADYAAAAQQGFSSMAGRDSSKQGYSGEPENAEIIYLKDNVTIHPTQYATERISGRLKLIKQDSLLFLSWIPYKGQCSNARLSERDKNLYTIRAVPFADIRSIRRNSPTIGWQYVIVVLSSGLAFPPLYFYNGGVREFIYAVKQHVYIVRSAEDANMFLVNNFQDPLQRILSSLELPRAIPITKAAPPSSSTNLPSDANHDGLDYGARDISIQVLEAFSLVTRFARDTTTQLFGENVFDDDETEENKNNPQEIVSNDAQLVQKEAPVPPDPLELGKLALEWGKPRQPPLGHEEWATFLDSEGRVEDFNSLKKRIFCGGLEHSLRKEIWPLLLGYLAYDSTYTERQQFMALKKSEYEKIKNQWQSISPEQARRFTKFRERKSLIEKDVVRTDRSVPFYEGDENPNVNLLHNILLTYSFYNFDLGYCQGMSDLLSPILFIMEDESESFWCFVSLMERLGPNFNRDQNGMHSQLFALSKLVELLDRPLYNYFKQKDCLNCFFCFRWILIQFKREFEYEKTLRLWEVLWTHYPSEHLHLYACVAILKRHRAKIIGDQMDFDTLLQYINSLSGQIDLDTVLCDAEALCMCAGEKGATSIPPGTPPSLPVGDESIYQQDDEVL is encoded by the exons ATGCATGAAACGGAGATTAATGATTTGGCAGACGATGCCGATTACGCTGCGGCCGCCCAACAA GGTTTCTCGAGCATGGCTGGGCGTGATAGTAGTAAACAAGGCTATTCTGGCGAACCTGAAAATGCGGAAATAATATACTTAAAGGATAATGTGACGATTCATCCAACTCAGTATGCCACCGAAAGGATTAGTGGACGTTTGAAGTTGATCAAGCAAGATTCTTTACTCTTTTTG TCGTGGATACCATATAAAGGGCAATGCTCAAATGCTAGACTGTCTGAGAGAG ATAAGAATTTGTATACAATAAGAGCAGTGCCGTTTGCTGATATCCGGTCAATTCGGCGAAATTCTCCAACTATCGGCTGGCAGTATGTCATTGTTGTTCTGTCATCTG GCCTCGCGTTTCCTCCTCTTTATTTCTATAATGGAGGAGTACGAGAGTTTATTTATGCAGTTAAGCAACATGTTTATATTGTCAG GTCTGCGGAAGATGCAAACATGTTTCTTGTAAATAACTTTCAAGATCCTCTACAG AGAATTTTATCTTCATTGGAGCTTCCAAGAGCTATTCCTATCACAAAAGCAGCACCACCTTCTTCATCTACCAACTTACCCTCTGATGCTAATCATGATGGACTCGACTATGGTGCTCGGGATATTTCAATTCAGGTTTTGGAAGCATTCTCACTTGTTACGAGGTTTGCTCGAGACACAACTACACAACTGTTTGGAGAAAACGTGTTTGATGATGATGAAACTGAGGAGAACAAGAATAATCCTCAGGAAATTGTATCCAATGATGCACAGTTAGTTCAAAAGGAAGCCCCGGTACCCCCTGATCCGCTGGAG TTGGGTAAGCTAGCACTGGAATGGGGAAAACCACGACAACCTCCTTTGGGCCATGAAGAG TGGGCAACTTTTTTGGATTCTGAAGGCCGAGTTGAGGATTTTAATTCTTTGAAAAAAAGAATATTCTGTGGTGGATTGGAACACAGTTTGCGGAAAGAG ATTTGGCCACTGTTATTGGGATATCTTGCGTACGACTCTACTTATACAGAAAGACAACAGTTTATGGCTCTTAAGAAGTCAGAGTACGAAAAAATCAAAAACCAATGGCAG AGCATTTCCCCAGAGCAGGCACGAAGATTTACGAAATTCAGAGAAAGGAAGAGTCTAATCGAGAAGGATGTG GTTAGGACTGATAGGTCGGTGCCATTCTATGAAGGAGATGAAAATCCCAATGTGAATCTTCTGCACAATATACTGTTGACTTATTCATTCTACAATTTTGATCTTGGCTATTGTCAG GGCATGAGTGATCTCCTATCACCAATATTGTTTATCATGGAAGATGAGTCAGAATCTTTTTGGTGTTTTGTTTCCCTAATGGAACGGCTTGGACCAAATTTCAACCGTGACCAAAATGGCATGCACTCTCAACTGTTTGCACTGTCAAAG CTGGTGGAGTTGCTAGACAGACCGTTGTACAACTATTTTAAGCAAAAGGATTGCTTGAATTGTTTTTTCTGTTTTCGGTGGATTCTTATACAATTCAAAAG GGAATTTGAATATGAGAAAACGTTGAGACTATGGGAGGTGTTATGGACCCATTATCCAAGTGAGCATCTTCATCTTTATGCATGTGTTGCAATCTTGAAACGGCATCGTGCCAAGATTATAGGGGATCAAATGGACTTTGACACTCTCTTGCAATACATCAACTCATTGAGTGGTCAAATCGACCTCGATACCGTACTTTGTGATGCTGAGGCTCTATGTATGTGTGCCGGTGAGAAAGGTGCCACTTCTATTCCACCAGGGACTCCACCTTCGTTGCCAGTCGGGGACGAGTCAATATATCAACAAGATGATGAGGTATTGTAA